In one Dermatophagoides farinae isolate YC_2012a chromosome 4, ASM2471394v1, whole genome shotgun sequence genomic region, the following are encoded:
- the LOC124490878 gene encoding deubiquitinase DESI2, whose amino-acid sequence MAQQPVYLNVYDMAAINQYSSSLGIGIYHTGVEIYDSEYAYGGHPFDFSGIFEIEPKDVIALGEETFKFKKSLLIGHTDFQREDVRQIVKEMGKEFKGDKYHLLHKNCNHFSDHFLKYLCGKPLPPWINRLAYLSTCVPFLERCIPKEFLIPIALENSIRGDDNNDNDDDDDVCGYRPDGDSGGGGNDDDDDDEHILKQSTSSTTSSTSTSSSNCFSPISRSPSKSQTSSSSCQQRRQRRTNLVNNFSTTNNNDDYDDVDDGKNNHHHPSTISSSSSSTSNLLNLETIRTKNSPRLDRPNRPFSNLKR is encoded by the exons atggcacaGCAACCTGTATATCTTAACGTTTATGATATG gCTGCAATCAATCagtattcatcatcattgggtATCGGTATTTATCATACGGGCGTTGAAATCTATGATTCAG AATATGCATATGGTGGACATCCGTTTGATTTTTCCGgtatttttgaaattgaaccTAAAGATGTGATTGCATTGGGTGAAGAAACTTTTAAATTCAA gaaatcACTTTTAATTGGCCATACAGATTTTCAACGTGAAGATGTACGACAAATTGTCAAAGAGATGGGCAAAGAATTTAAAGGAGATAAATACCATTTATTACATAAGAATTGTAACCATTTTTCTGATCATTTTCTAAAA TATTTATGTGGTAAACCACTGCCACCATGGATTAATCGATTAGCCTATCTAAGTACTTGTGTGCCATTTTTGGAACGTTGTATACCGAAAGAATTTCTAATACCAATTGCATTAGAAAATAGTATAcgtggtgatgataataatgataatgacgatgatgatgatgtttgtggTTATCGACCTGATGGCGATAGCGGTGGTGgcggtaatgatgatgatgatgatgatgaacatattctaaaacaatcaacatcatcaactacatcatcgacatcaacatcatcatcgaattgtTTTTCACCAATATCCAGATCACCATCCAAAAgccaaacatcatcatcatcatgtcaacAACGGCGACAAAGACGAACAAATTTagtgaataatttttccacaacaaataataatgatgattatgatgatgttgatgatggaaaaaataatcatcatcatccatccactatatcgtcatcatcatcaagtacTTCCAATCTATTGAATTTAGAAACGATACGcacaaaaaattcaccaaGATTAGATCGTCCTAATCGGccattttccaatttaaaacgatga
- the LOC124490360 gene encoding tubulin beta-4B chain: MREIVHIQAGQCGNQIGSKFWEVISDEHGIDPSGSYRGDSDLQLERINVYYNEASNGKYVPRAVLVDLEPGTMDSVRSGPFGHLFRPDNFVFGQSGAGNNWAKGHYTEGAELVDSVLDVVRKEAEGCDCLQGFQMTHSLGGGTGSGMGTLLISKIREEYPDRIMNTFSVVPSPKVSDTVVEPYNATLSVHQLVENTDETFCIDNEALYDICFRTLKLTTPTYGDLNHLVSVTMSGVTTCLRFPGQLNADLRKLAVNMVPFPRLHFFMPGFAPLTSRGSQLYRALTVPELTQQMFDSKNMMAACDPRHGRYLTVAAIFRGRMSMKEVDEQMLNVQNKNSSYFVEWIPNNVKTAVCDIPPRGLKMSATFIGNSTAIQELFRRISEQFTAMFRRKAFLHWYTGEGMDEMEFTEAESNMNDLVSEYQQYQEATAEDEGEFEEEEDPQQDA; this comes from the exons ATGCGTGAAATTGTGCACATTCAAGCCGGCCAATGTGGTAATCAAATTGGTTCGAAATTCTGGGAAGTAATCTCTGATGAACATGGTATCGATCCAAGCGGCTCATATCGTGGAGATAGTGATTTACAATTGGAACGCATTAATGTCTATTATAATGAAGCTTCTAATGGTAAATATGTGCCACGTGCCGTCCTGGTTGATCTTGAGCCCGGCACCATGGATTCAGTTCGTTCAGGTCCATTTGGACATCTTTTCCGACctgacaattttgttttcggcCAAAGTGGTGCCGGTAACAATTGGGCAAAAGGACATTACACTGAAg GTGCTGAACTTGTAGACTCTGTTCTTGATGTTGTCCGTAAAGAGGCCGAAGGTTGCGATTGTCTTCAAGGTTTCCAAATGACTCATTCATTGGGTGGTGGTACCGGATCTGGTATGGGTACATTGCTCATCTCAAAAATCCGTGAAGAATATCCTGATCGTATTATGAACACATTTTCGGTTGTTCCATCACCAAAAGTATCTGATACCGTTGTTGAACCGTACAATGCAACACTGTCCGTTCATCAATTAGTCGAAAATACTGATGAAACATTCTGCATTGATAATGAAGCTTTGTATGACATTTGTTTCCgaacattgaaattgacCACACCCACCTATGGTGATCTAAATCATTTGGTCTCTGTAACCATGTCTGGTGTGACTACGTGTCTTCGATTCCCTGGTCAATTGAATGCTGATCTCCGAAAATTGGCCGTTAACATGGTTCCGTTTCCACGTTTGCACTTTTTTATGCCTGGCTTTGCTCCGTTAACATCGCGTGGTTCACAATTGTATCGTGCATTGACTGTGCCAGAATTGACCCAACAGATGTTCGATTCTAAAAACATGATGGCTGCTTGCGATCCACGACACGGTCGTTATTTGACTGTCGCTGCCATCTTCCGTGGCCGTATGTCAATGAAAGAagttgatgaacaaatgttGAACGTACAGAACAAGAACAGTTCATACTTTGTTGAATGGATACCAAACAATGTAAAAACTGCCGTTTGCGATATTCCACCACGAGGTCTAAAAATGTCAGCCACATTTATTGGTAATTCAACTGCCATACAAGAATTATTCCGTCGTATCTCTGAACAATTTACCG CTATGTTCCGACGAAAAGCTTTCTTGCATTGGTATACTGGTGAAGGTATGGATGAAATGGAATTCACCGAAGCTGAATCAAACATGAATGATTTGGTCAGTGAATATCAGCAATACCAAGAAGCTACTGCTGAAGATGAAGGTGAATTTGAAGAGGAAGAAGATCCACAACAGGATGCTTAA
- the LOC124490682 gene encoding uncharacterized protein LOC124490682 — MRSTVLAITIMTIMVIIMSSSSGPFGQQSSSSFVEAGQKKKMRLAMALIHLLSRRNKVVVPFPVPIPVEKEKKCYHVQKEYVPVYYDEKKYDSYGGGGYDHVMASTNKHGDSYSHDHNSIGHTSGDDYYGAGGGGSSGY, encoded by the exons atgcGTTCGACAGTATTAGCCATCACTATAATGACCAtaatggtcatcataatgtcatcatcatctggtcCTTTTggtcaacaatcatcatcatcatttgttgaagctggtcaaaagaaaaaaatgcgtTTAGCAATGGCATTAATACATTTATTAAGTCGTCGTAATAAAgttgttgttccatttcCTGTACCAATACC tgttgaaaaggagaaaaaatgCTATCATGTACAAAAAGAATATGTTCCTGtctattatgatgaaaagaaatatgATTCCTATGGCGGCGGTGGTTATGATCATGTAATGGCAtctacaaacaaacatggtGATTCCTATTCACATGATCATAATAGTATTGGTCATACAtctggtgatgattattatggtgctggtggtggtggcagtTCAGgatattaa
- the LOC124490877 gene encoding tubulin-specific chaperone E codes for MNSRKSFINALYSKYCDDDDDDDDNDNDNESTVNILELPQLDGHRRVCQLVGMEKIKNRLKNLSNLRYIDLSDQNVDRPYDEHDDLNNHQFQLSKTHSLYLANNQLTNWLDIAKIVEMTPILEELVLSSNPLMPPSDEEIIQIGDRFIRLKLIVLGDLHYDWNAILQCSKLWPSIQRMSLFVNQIQTIQILNDNQFRNLKFLSLSKNPITDWNEIQKLGKLSRLETLELPNCRISLIRFKHDDENLFSNLRYLDLSYNQIDDWLSIAELNKLPSLTTLLLKRNPLFDTNPYYHNFNFILALIKRLEKLDREPVKKETRDDAEKYYLRMIYLDYLEQCKDPLNRQKFLDENPCFLDILNKFGEPIVEKKLTKQEQIQQNFLTINIHDEQNPDSSRRFLRKQIPKTMKVTNLKFMLKRLLRMDIFEEFELNVRSINDDSYSELMEDRNDVCTYPIDDSIGIFVQRNNKH; via the exons atgaattcccgaaaatcattcattaatgCTTTATATTCGAAAtactgtgatgatgatgatgatgatgatgataatgataatgataatgaatcaacaGTCAATATTCTTGAACTACCACAATTGGATGGACATCGACGTGTTTGTCAATTGGTTggtatggaaaaaattaaaaatcgattaaaaaATCTTAGCAATTTACGATACATTGATCTATCTGACCAAAATGTTGATCGGCCATATGATGAGCAcgatgatttgaataatcatcaatttcaattatccAAAACTCACTCATTATATTTAGCTAACAATCAACTAACCAATTGGCTAGATATTGCCAAGATTGTTGAAATGACACCGATACTTGAAGAATTAGTATTATCATCGAATCCATTGATGCCACCAAGTGATGAAGAAATTATCCAAATTGGTGatcgattcattcgattgaaGCTAATTGTTCTTGGTGATCTTCATTATGATTGGAATGCAATACTTCAATGTTCAAAATTATGGCCATCAATACAGCGAATGAGTTTATTcgtaaatcaaattcaaaccaTACAGATtctaaatgataatcaatttagaaatttaaaatttcttAGTTTATCAAAAAATCCTATAACCGAttggaatgaaattcaaaagcTTGGAAAATTGTCAAG ATTGGAAACACTTGAATTACCAAATTGTCGAATTAGTTTGATACGAttcaaacatgatgatgagaatcttttttcaaatcttcGTTATCTTGATCTTTCATATAATCAAATCGATGATTGGCTTTCGATAGCCGAATTGAATAAACTACCATCACTAACAACATTATTACTGAAACGAAATCCATTATTCGATACGAATCCGTATTATcacaattttaatttcattttagcACTTATCAAACGTTTAGAAAAATTAGATCGTGAACCagtgaaaaaagaaaccCGTGATGATGCTGAAAAATATTATCTTCGAATGATTTATCTCGATTATCTGGAACAATGTAAAGATCCTTTAAATCGGCAAAAATTTCTGGATGAAAATCCATGTTTTCTAGACATTCTTAACAAATTTGGTGAACCAAttgttgagaaaaaattaacaaaacaagaacaaattcaacaaaattttcttaccataaatattcatgatgaacaaaatccAGATTCATCACGGAGATTTCTTCGAAAACAGATtccaaaaacaatgaaagtAACAAATCTTAAATTTATGTTAAAACGTTTATTACGTATGGATAtatttgaagaatttgaacTAAATGTTCGttcaattaatgatgattcatattCAGAATTGATGGAAGATCGTAATGATGTTTGTACATATCCTATCGATGATAGTATCGGTATTTTTGTACaaagaaacaacaaacattga
- the LOC124500601 gene encoding uncharacterized protein LOC124500601 isoform X2: MIQIRLKMVENEQPLREFFIDSYRRRILTDCVIYCHCLNDSNHNDDENNKTINYDPSSTETLNLNQEEKFEITHNEKYQEFHCHRLILSTYSTFFRHYFCHHNDSNQSQRSTSIFIDLSASIMADLLKIIYYGSITIVDEERKNEIMAAAMKLGVSDNLIIGGDQIKIENQESINKSLIDHQSSSTKMMIGNHFLKKRLLTNDNDSEDDQDHHHHHHQGTSMNNKYYKFDSSSIVGPSIHNRKQQLNPSIVPSSIKTTTTTMMPTVSMPMITNTIMSTNKNNNNSGNNTNSNQTKRIGDKTTTSVATVTTTNDTTTTTTTTMYICQHCQKQYNYEISLKKHIKSAH, from the exons ATGATTCAAATACGATTAAAAATGGTGGAAAATGAACAACCATTACGtgaattttttatcgattcatATCGACGAAGAATACTAACGGATTGCGTaatttattgtcattgtttgaatgattcgaatcataatgatgatgagaataacAAAA CAATAAATtatgatccatcatcaacgGAAACTTTGAACTTGAATCAGGaggaaaaatttgaaattacccataatgaaaaatatcaggaatttcattgtcatcgttTAATATTGTCAAcatattcaacattttttcgtcattatttttgtcatcataacGATAGTAATCAATCACAACGATCGACatcaatttttatcgatCTATCCGCATCGATTATGGCTGAtctattgaaaattatctaTTATGGTTCGATtacaattgttgatgaagaaagaaaaaatgaaataatggcCGCTGCAATGAAACTAGGTGTTTCAGACAATCTAATTATTGGTGGTGATCagattaaaattgaaaatcaagaatcaattaataaatcTTTAAtagatcatcaatcatcatcaacaaaaatgatgatcggtAATCATTTCCTTAAGAAACGTTTATTaactaatgataatgattctgaagatgatcaagatcatcatcatcatcatcatcagggaACATCGATGAATAATAAGTATTataaat TTGACTCATCGAGCATTGTTGGACCATCAATACATAATCGAAAACAGCAATTAAATCCTTCGATTGTTCCATCATCTAttaaaacgacaacaacaacgatgatgccTACAGTTTCAATGCCAATGATAACCAATACAATAATGTCGaccaataaaaacaacaacaacagcggcAATAATACAAATagtaatcaaacaaaacgaattggagataaaacaacaacatcagtaGCAACcgtgacaacaacaaacgatacgacaacaacaacaacaacaacaatgtacATTTGTCAACATTGTCAAAAACAATACAattatgaaatttcattgaaaaaacataTTAAAAGTGCacattaa
- the LOC124490680 gene encoding gastrulation defective protein 1 homolog: MNQIKFKMAMKPKISTEKPLNNDDNGDNDEMMKVMGFGTFGPKKPTKIVKTETHHKSTIKSNVTGDDNDDEINKTKQPQVMQTKTARKFDIEEMMGKFYEKLRTDGKEHDSSTVRTTNSSDDDDDNDDDDSDNNKCSSKPQISTNDDDDNDDDDDDEDDDFIGPPLPPGFNQEEDNSVKIKDNNDGDDDDDGQYDLNDDNRYSVLPISHEIELKHGGKSVTALALDPNGARLVSGGIDYEIKFWDFGGMDSTLKSFRTITPCHSHSIKHLEFSSNGEFILVVSGSCVAKLIDRDGYVKAETIKGDQYISDMKNTKGHIAMLNSGCWHPMERNIFATCSNDGTCRLWDSQVNLRQHRSLMRPRSQHGLRTQPNVCAFSSTMGDLIALGCDDGSVQMWDTRKSFVNTAHLIRDAHQHSTDMSSLMFGYNGMTMATRSTDNTMKLWDMRMVRQSRPFGRQRSEPLHEWTTGLTNRYAQTDCAFSPDDRYLITATSCDERDNGSNIECGQLHFYSTSTFDLLQKIDGRSSSSNIRSIWHPKLNQIVTSGSDGSIQMYYDLKYSIRGALLCSYRQKRKRKEVFTMAQPTIITPHALPLFKQERRKSHYVQMLKDRKDPIKSRRPELPITGSGSGGRIAAAGKTFASFIARNLGVRAKIDDNEDPRDALLRHAKDAEENPYWVTPAYQQNQPKTIFASADAAIDIDSNSNNDDDDRKTDDDEPMAKKRKHIPV; this comes from the exons atgaaccaaataaaatttaaaatggcAATGAAGCCAAAAATATCTACGGAAAAACCATTGaataacgatgataatggtgataatgacgaAATGATGAAAGTAATGGGTTTCGGTACTTTTGGtccaaaaaaaccaacaaagaTAGTCAAAACAGAAACCCATCATAAATCgacaattaaatcaaatgttactggtgatgataatgatgatgaaataaataaaacaaaacaaccaCAAGTaatgcaaacaaaaacgGCACGTAAATTTGATATTGAAGAAATGATGggaaaattttatgaaaaattacGTACTGATGGTAAAGAACATGATTCATCAACGGTTAGAACTACGAATTCaagcgatgatgatgatgataatgatgatgatgatagtgacaataataaatgttcaTCTAAACCTCaaatatcaacaaatgatgatgatgataatgatgatgatgacgacgacgaagatgatgatttcatagGTCCACCATTGCCTCCTGGATTTAACCAAGAAGAAGATAATTCAGTGAAAATCAAAGACaacaatgatggtgatgatgatgacgatggtcAATATGATCTCaatgatg ATAATCGATATTCAGTATTACCCATATCgcatgaaattgaattaaaacaTGGTGGAAAATCTGTAACGGCATTAGCATTAGATCCAAATGGTGCTCGTTTAGTTTCTGGTGGTATTGATTATGAGATAAAATTCTGGGATTTTGGCGGTATGGATTCCACACTAAAATCATTTCGAACAATTACACCTTGCCATTCACATTCGATTAAACATTTggaattttcttcaaatggTGAATTTATTCTGGTCGTTTCTGGATCATGCGTGGCCAAATTAATTGATCGTGATGGTTATGTGAAGGCTGAAACAATTAAAGGTGATCAATATATTTCCGAtatgaaaaatacaaaagGTCATATTGCCATGCTGAATTCGGGATGTTGGCATCCAATGGAAAGAAACATATTTGCAACCTGTTCAAATGATGGTACATGTCGTTTGTGGGATTCACAAGTTAATCTACGACAACATCGTTCATTGATGCGTCCACGATCACAACATGGTTTACGGACACAGCCAAACGTTTGTGCATTCAGTTCAACAATGGGTGATTTAATTGCATTAGGCtgtgatgatggtagtgTACAGATGTGGGATACACGTAAATCATTTGTCAATACTGCTCATTTGATTCGTGATGCTCATCAACATTCTACTGATATGTCATCATTAATGTTTGGCTATAATGGTATGACGATGGCAACACGTTCAACGGATAATACAATGAAATTATGGGATATGCGTATGGTACGACAATCACGACCATTTGGACGACAACGTTCTGAGCCATTACATGAATGGACGACCGGTTTAACAAATCGATATGCACAAACTGATTGTGCATTTTCACCGGATGATCGTTATCTTATTACTGCAACTAGTTGTGATGAACGGGATAATGGttcaaatattgaatgtGGTCAActacatttttattcaacatcaacatttgatttgttaCAGAAAATTGAtggtcgatcatcatcatcaaatattcgTTCCATATGGCATccgaaattgaatcaaattgtcaCCAGTGGATCGGATGGTTCTATACAGATGTATTATGAtctaaaatattcaattcgtGGTGCATTACTATGTTCATATCGACAAAAACGTAAACGTAAAGAAGTGTTTACAATGGCACaaccaacaataataacaccACATGCATTACCATTATTCAAACAAGAACGACGAAAATCACATTATGTACAAATGTTGAAAGATCGTAAAGATCCAATTAAATCACGTAGACCTGAATTACCGATCACTGGATCTGGTTCCGGTGGACGTATAGCTGCAGCAGGCAAAACATTTGCATCATTTATAGCACGTAATCTTGGTGTGCGtgcaaaaattgatgataatgaagatcCACGTGATGCATTATTACGACATGCAAAAGATGCGGAAGAAAATCCTTATTGGGTTACACCAGcttatcaacaaaatcaaccaaaaacaatattTGCATCTGCCGATGCAGCAATAGATATAGATAGTAAcagtaataatgatgatgatgatcgtaagACTGATGACGATGAACCAATGGCAAAAAAACGTAAACACATTCCTGTTTGA
- the LOC124500601 gene encoding uncharacterized protein LOC124500601 isoform X1 translates to MIQIRLKMVENEQPLREFFIDSYRRRILTDCVIYCHCLNDSNHNDDENNKILAINYDPSSTETLNLNQEEKFEITHNEKYQEFHCHRLILSTYSTFFRHYFCHHNDSNQSQRSTSIFIDLSASIMADLLKIIYYGSITIVDEERKNEIMAAAMKLGVSDNLIIGGDQIKIENQESINKSLIDHQSSSTKMMIGNHFLKKRLLTNDNDSEDDQDHHHHHHQGTSMNNKYYKFDSSSIVGPSIHNRKQQLNPSIVPSSIKTTTTTMMPTVSMPMITNTIMSTNKNNNNSGNNTNSNQTKRIGDKTTTSVATVTTTNDTTTTTTTTMYICQHCQKQYNYEISLKKHIKSAH, encoded by the exons ATGATTCAAATACGATTAAAAATGGTGGAAAATGAACAACCATTACGtgaattttttatcgattcatATCGACGAAGAATACTAACGGATTGCGTaatttattgtcattgtttgaatgattcgaatcataatgatgatgagaataacAAAA TTTTAGCAATAAATtatgatccatcatcaacgGAAACTTTGAACTTGAATCAGGaggaaaaatttgaaattacccataatgaaaaatatcaggaatttcattgtcatcgttTAATATTGTCAAcatattcaacattttttcgtcattatttttgtcatcataacGATAGTAATCAATCACAACGATCGACatcaatttttatcgatCTATCCGCATCGATTATGGCTGAtctattgaaaattatctaTTATGGTTCGATtacaattgttgatgaagaaagaaaaaatgaaataatggcCGCTGCAATGAAACTAGGTGTTTCAGACAATCTAATTATTGGTGGTGATCagattaaaattgaaaatcaagaatcaattaataaatcTTTAAtagatcatcaatcatcatcaacaaaaatgatgatcggtAATCATTTCCTTAAGAAACGTTTATTaactaatgataatgattctgaagatgatcaagatcatcatcatcatcatcatcagggaACATCGATGAATAATAAGTATTataaat TTGACTCATCGAGCATTGTTGGACCATCAATACATAATCGAAAACAGCAATTAAATCCTTCGATTGTTCCATCATCTAttaaaacgacaacaacaacgatgatgccTACAGTTTCAATGCCAATGATAACCAATACAATAATGTCGaccaataaaaacaacaacaacagcggcAATAATACAAATagtaatcaaacaaaacgaattggagataaaacaacaacatcagtaGCAACcgtgacaacaacaaacgatacgacaacaacaacaacaacaacaatgtacATTTGTCAACATTGTCAAAAACAATACAattatgaaatttcattgaaaaaacataTTAAAAGTGCacattaa